The proteins below come from a single Cannabis sativa cultivar Pink pepper isolate KNU-18-1 chromosome 3, ASM2916894v1, whole genome shotgun sequence genomic window:
- the LOC115708800 gene encoding zeatin O-glucosyltransferase, translating to MATHSENKASSLSSVVVVMVPFPAQSHLNQLLQLSYVVSSSYDIPVHYVSSPLHISQVKSRSSNSQDPTNKIHFHGFQIPFLTCSSSFPNSKSKFPLHLLPCFEASTHLREPVAELLRSLSPTTKRLVVIHDAVTTYVVQDVVSIQNAEAYSFNSASAFSAFAFICEILGRNDIVPNKELPSSISCFPSEVIDFLGSQIHLAMTLKFSSGLLFNSSKSIEGSFVELLSKEINGGKEKIWTIGPLHQTTISDNRAEKSLVLEWLDQQEPNSVLYVSFGTTVSFSEDEIEELAFGLEQSGVKFIWVLRDADEIDISSSSYEEGTKRPKLPDGFEKRVEGMGMVVREWVPQVEILGHSSTGGFMSHCGWNSCMESLSMGVPMVAWPMHSDQPMNGLLITELLKVGVAVMEWSQREELVTSSMISRGVRALMGSEEGDEIRKRAVEIGVAVKRSVVEGGECRLEWDSFIAHITR from the coding sequence GTCGTTTCATCATCATACGACATTCCAGTCCACTACGTCAGCTCACCTCTCCACATTTCCCAAGTCAAATCTCGATCCTCAAACTCTCAAGACCCAACCAACAAAATCCATTTCCATGGCTTCCAAATCCCATTTCTtacttgttcttcttcttttccaaaTTCCAAATCCAAATTCCCTTTACACCTACTCCCCTGTTTCGAAGCCTCAACTCACCTTCGTGAACCAGTAGCCGAACTACTCCGATCGCTATCTCCAACCACAAAACGACTTGTCGTTATTCACGATGCTGTAACGACTTATGTCGTTCAAGATGTCGTTTCGATACAAAACGCAGAAGCTTACTCTTTCAATTCCGCCTCTGCTTTTTCTGCTTTCGCTTTTATTTGTGAAATCTTGGGAAGAAACGACATCGTTCCGAATAAAGAACTTCCATCTTCAATTTCATGCTTTCCTTCTGAGGTTATAGATTTCTTGGGTTCACAGATTCATTTGGCAATGACTTTGAAATTTTCATCTGGGCTACTTTTCAATAGCTCCAAATCAATTGAGGGTTCTTTCGTTGAGCTTTTATCTAAGGAAATTAATGGAGGAAAGGAGAAGATTTGGACAATTGGGCCTTTGCACCAAACAACAATATCTGATAATCGAGCTGAGAAGAGTTTAGTATTGGAATGGCTAGATCAACAAGAACCTAATTCTGTGTTGTATGTCTCTTTTGGAACGACTGTGAGTTTTTCTGAAGATGAGATTGAAGAGCTTGCTTTTGGTTTGGAACAGAGTGGTGTGAAGTTCATCTGGGTATTGAGAGATGCCGATGAAATTGATATTTCCAGCTCTAGCTATGAAGAAGGGACAAAAAGACCTAAACTTCCAGATGGGTTTGAGAAAAGAGTTGAGGGAATGGGAATGGTGGTGAGGGAATGGGTGCCCCAAGTGGAGATTTTGGGGCACTCATCCACAGGTGGGTTTATGTCTCATTGTGGGTGGAATTCTTGTATGGAGAGCTTGAGTATGGGAGTGCCTATGGTGGCTTGGCCAATGCATTCGGATCAACCCATGAATGGTTTGTTGATTACTGAGTTGCTTAAGGTGGGAGTGGCTGTAATGGAATGGAGTCAAAGAGAGGAGTTGGTTACTTCATCGATGATCAGCAGAGGTGTTAGGGCTTTAATGGGTTCGGAAGAAGGAGATGAGATTAGGAAGAGAGCTGTGGAAATTGGTGTTGCAGTGAAACGGTCTGTCGTTGAAGGAGGAGAGTGTCGTTTGGAGTGGGATTCTTTTATTGCCCATATCACGAGATAG